TTCAGTTTTTCTCACCAGAAGCTCGAGCTCAAGCAGCCGTTAAGGACCTTCAAAAGCAAGGAATCAATAAAATAATTGTTCTTTCCCATATTGGCATTGAAGCTGATATCCAATTAGCCCGGTCAGTAAGTGGAATTGATTTGATTGTTGGTGGTCATTCACATACTTTAATGGGTGATTTTAAAGCTTTTAGTTACAATAACGAATACCCTTATCCAGTCATTGAGACTTCTCCCGATGGAGGAAAAGTTCTCATTGTTCAAGCTTGGGAATGGGCAAAGGTTTTAGGAAGAATCCAACTGAGCTTTGATGATGAAGGAACAATAATGAGTTACAACGCCCAACCTCTCCTCCTGATAGGGAATAACTTTGAACAAAAATGGCAAGATACCAATCAAGATGGGATTATAAACAAGAATGATGACTATACTCCAATAACTGCTCAAAATGCTCCAGATAAATATCAGTCAATTCTTCGGTATATAATACAGAGCGGTCAAGCTGGAATTCTCATCCCTCCAGATTCAATGAAAGCTATCTATACCCAATTTTCTTCTGGATTATTGGAACTCAAAAACACTGTAATCGCCGAATCTGTCGATGATTTAATACGCAACAGCAATAACTCAGGCCCCGGTCCTCTCATTGCTTTGAGCATGCTGAATATAACATCATCCATGGGGGCTCAAGTAGCTCTCCTTAATCCCGGCGGTGTCCGTACCGATTTTGAAGCTGGAGAGATTACCGTTGAAATGGTTTACGATTGCCTTCCCTTTCAATCAACACTGGTTCTCTCTGACCTTTCTGGCCAAGAACTTACTCAGGTTTTAGAGGATATGGTTAATTATTCGATATCCAAAGAAGCGTATAATGCCAATATTTATGCCTATATAGCTGGCTTTCGTATCCAATTGAATCCATCACTTCCTCAAGGCTCCAGGGTTTCCCAAATTGAAATCAAGCAATCCGATGGGAAATACCAGCCCTTGGAACTTGATAAAACCTACCGATTAGTCACCAATAGTTTCCTAGCCCAAGGTGGAGATGGTAATAGCGTATTAGAAAAAATCCCTAATAAACAGGATACCGGCCTAATTGATGCCGACGTTTTTCTTGAGTTCATCCAAGGCACTACCCTAAAAAATCCAACTGAAGAATTAGTGATTATAAAAGAATAAGCTGTTACAAGAAGGCAATAAAAGAATATAGATCTATCCTAAAAATTTCATCATAGGAATTCTTTAAACGGTCATCCTGAGCGGTACTTTCCCGCGTGAGGATCTCAT
The Candidatus Atribacteria bacterium ADurb.Bin276 genome window above contains:
- a CDS encoding NAD 5'-nucleotidase precursor: MKSKTSFFIVLLTIALFQIIYAISFAEPITFTLIHVNDTHSHLDPEAEILPIDGNPTQVQLGGLTFLKTALDRISAADNNILFLHAGDAVQGTMYFIKFNGQTDQIFLNHMPVTAMTLGNHEFDRTSSFLAEFRDGLSFPVLCSNIDTKADADLKGKFVPYQVFEIHGERIGIIGLITPEVITSSSPGKSVQFFSPEARAQAAVKDLQKQGINKIIVLSHIGIEADIQLARSVSGIDLIVGGHSHTLMGDFKAFSYNNEYPYPVIETSPDGGKVLIVQAWEWAKVLGRIQLSFDDEGTIMSYNAQPLLLIGNNFEQKWQDTNQDGIINKNDDYTPITAQNAPDKYQSILRYIIQSGQAGILIPPDSMKAIYTQFSSGLLELKNTVIAESVDDLIRNSNNSGPGPLIALSMLNITSSMGAQVALLNPGGVRTDFEAGEITVEMVYDCLPFQSTLVLSDLSGQELTQVLEDMVNYSISKEAYNANIYAYIAGFRIQLNPSLPQGSRVSQIEIKQSDGKYQPLELDKTYRLVTNSFLAQGGDGNSVLEKIPNKQDTGLIDADVFLEFIQGTTLKNPTEELVIIKE